The region AAGCTTGTAGACCAGGATGCTGTCACCAAGATGGGGGAGTATGATCCATTCCTGGTGGAGGGTGAATCAACAGCATACAGACTGAGGCTGGGGTTGTTCCAGGGCACGGCTGTGGACGCTTTGACCCTGGACACGGAGAATTACCTTCACGACAACCAGAAATTCACCACTAAGGACAGAGACAACGACAATTACTTCCAAAACTGTGCCAAGCTAGAGTTTCAAGGTGTGGCAGGAGGGGGTTGGTGGTACGATGCCTGTGCTGGTGCCAATTTGAATCGCAGGAATGTGATTTACTGGCAAAAGGACTGCAACAAGGAGCGACTCTGCAAGTATGCATGGATGATGGTGAAACCTTCAGACACAGTGAAAGTGATCTACAGTGGAGACAGCAAGAAGGATGAGCTATGAACGCATCATTCTCAAGGAGTCCGATATTTCCGTGTAACATTATGACTAGTGACTTTCTGCATGTTCAAttcatcacattttatttagaaattatCTTACATGATCACAAAATACTGAAAAGAACCAGAATGTTTTCACGAGCTTGAAAAGCCATATAAAACCGTCAGTATACCCAAACATCTCCATTGTCCTCAGATTGGAcgtcttttcatttttcacagttacccaataaaaatgtttcacaacatGTTAGCTTATacttacaggaaaaaaataaacagctttacATTTTCCCCACATTATGTCACAAATTTGCCAGAAGATATGATGACATATTTAACTACACTCATTTAGAGGaaacaaatactttattttgatacctaagaaaaaaaataaaatcctgagaATAAAAAGTAATGAAGAGGTTTTCACAAACATACAGTTAAATCCTCCAGTTCTCCTCCTGATGTAAACATAGACAAGTTAGAGGgatttaaaggtttgttttaatactgttGAAAGCTGATGCATCATCACAACGACTGTAAGCGAGAAAATACTTAATCTATAATTAATTGTCTGACAAAAGTCAGTGATGAAGGCTTCAGTGATCAAGTAAAACTCTTCAACTAGCAAGCTGTAGGACAACATGTACAATTTTAGccctttgaaataaaatttgaagaCTAAAGATTTAAACTGATCTACAAGTGCTTTGACATTTTGGATGTAAGAGCAGAAGGtacaacacaaaataattagttttaataaTCTGAAATACAAGtgttaaacattattttcaaacctATGTACAATGTCACATatattgtaaaaagaaaacgtgtatttttctacttttgcaGAATTTAGCAgcaattattttaaactgcaccaCAACTACTGATTAAGGAGCAACACTATATGATGTAAGATCTGAATTCAAAGAGCCAAGCTTGTTGATCTGAGCTTTAATTTAcagtcttttttaaacacaagttcATGTCAGCTTGGAGCTGACTGCAGGGTTCTGCCCGTACCAGTATAGCTTCTCCtcaattcttttctttttccactggCAGAGCAGCAGCATGCGGAAAGTCTTTTGGAAATTCTTGTTGCAAAGAGCGTAACACATGGGGTTGACGGTGCTGTTGACGTAGCACAGCCAGTAGCCTAGATGCCAAAGGGAAAGGGGGATGCAGTCTGAGCAGAAAGTTGAAATCAGCACCATGATGTTATAAGGAGTCCACGTTAGGATGAAAGCCAGCAAGATAGCGCTGAGAGTCTGAGCTGCTTTCTTTTCCTTGATAAGCACCATCCTCTTTCTCTTGGTGATCTGGTTTTTCAGAGAGGCATCCATGGTTTTGGACGCCGAGGAGGTGGATGGAACGCTCATGGACTCAGCTGAGGAGAACGCTGACGACATCATTTTGGTGTCTCCATTCTTGCTCTGGTGCTCCACGTGAGCATCTTTGGCCACAGGTTTGAATTTATAGGACACACACTTGTTGCTCCTCTGAGAGCTGCTTTTTGGTGGCGTCTGGAAGAAACTGTCTTCATCATAGCTGCTGAGCTGCTCGCTCTCGTTGCCCACTCTGCTTTTGCTGGCTTCACAAGCCTGGTTCCTGAAGGAGGCCCGAAGGCCCCCTGGAGACACCGGCCTGTCCTCGTCCTCAGAGGAGGCATAACTGTTGAAGGTTGTGAGCTGACCAGCTTTGGACCACTCATCACTGGTGGAGGTGGCTGATTTGGCGTTGCTCCTGCTAGAGGATGACCAGGAGGCTTGGTTCTGATCATGTGAAGCCGACCTTAGCttacaactaaaacatgatCTGACAATAGTTTTCTGGGGCTGTGTCTCCCCCGAGTCTGTTGAATAATTAACCCCCTGAAGTTCTGCCAGATCCTTGGtcctcttttctgtctctttgtaGATTCGACAGTAGAGAATTGTCATAATTGACACAGGAATGTAAAAGGCAGCGATTGCTGTTCCAAATGTTATCACAGGCTCTGAGAAAAACTGGATCTGGCATTGCCTCTCAGGAACTGTCCTTTTTCCAACAAAGTATTGCCAGCAAAGAATTGGCGGAGCCCACAGAATCAGGGACACCAGCCAAGCCAAACCTATCATGATTCCAGCTCGTCTGGGAGTCCGCTTGGCCCTGTAAGTCAGAGGCCTTGTGATGGAGAAATATCTATCGAAACTGATCACCAGCAGGTTCATGACTGAGGCGTTGCTGGCTACGTAGTCCAGTGCCAACCACAGGTCACAGGCAAGGTTCCCTAAGGCCCAGTAGCCCATAAGTATGTAGGAAGTGTACAGATTCATGGAGAAAACACCTATGATGAGGTCTGCAGCTGCCAGACTCAGCAGGTAATAATTGTTCACCGTCTTCAGTTGGCTGTTGACTTTAAAGGAGAGCATCACAAGAACATTCCCCACGATGGTGATCAGGCTGACAATAGCTGACACAGTGGCGATGGTGATTACCTCCCAGAGACTGTGAGTGACCAGGTGGATATCCATCGCACTGGTGTTCATTGTGGAGTTTAATATGTTTTCTCCTTCCATGGTGTTCTTTACTGGCATCCATTCATCACAGCCGTGTTTAAAGTTCTCTTTTCCCAGTGGAgcttctgaaaagaaaaggaaaaaaacaagacaagaaagGTTACTCTTTCTTCTGCCAAAAGAAGGCATCAGTTGGGGATTTTGACAATCAAACTgtcaaacattaaatgaaaataaaaacagggctcatattattactattattatctATAATAatagttctgtttgtttgttttttgtttgttttttttgctttacagcTTTTGAGGTTGATGTGTTCAAAATTAATGTTCATGCTGggaatatatataaaaatttgacattttgttttgttttctttgataaaacatgcaaagaaGTGATAAATCTGAATTGAAGGACTCATGCAGCAGCAATCTATTAGGTATTTATGTCCCTTCATCTTTAAAATTGTGTAATACAGTATTGTCTGATTTCTTGTGTGGCCAAAaccctttaataaaaaattaaaagcaaactataaactgaacaaacagcacTCCTCATGTAGAAAACAAGAAGCTTATCTCTAGTTGTGTCTTATTTTAAGAATCAGTCATTTTGAGAAGTGTAAATGCTAATTAAGTAAAACCCATGTTATAACTATGAAAATAATACTCATACATACATACCTTTTAATCTCACTGCTAACTTATTGTTAGCTTTACACCAAAGTGAGATTTTGTCATGATTTGTTTATGcgttaaattaaattactctAAAGATTTTATGTGTGGTAAGTTTGAAAGACTTTGCAGTATACTCAGACACATTTGCCAAAACAACAGCTGTTTGGTTTCAGGACTTGTGTCAGTTCGACAACTCAGGAAAGTTGACTCTCCTGTACATTAAATGGCCCCACAACCTGAAGCAGCAGAGCAACTCGGCAATACCTGCATTTTTCCTCCAACATCAGTAGAGGGTACTAGACACTCTCTGTATATAAAAACTCGGTGCACATGCTCAATGCTAGCAGAGATGCAAATCCACAtttcctaaaggtttcattaaaatccgacTAGTGgtctatgagatattttgccaacagagaGGCTAAAAAAATCTTCTAATAATCCTCTGCCTTCATTTTTTGGTGGTGATCAATAGCATCCCATCAAGTTCTCATTACATATCCGtctatccattcatt is a window of Kryptolebias marmoratus isolate JLee-2015 linkage group LG10, ASM164957v2, whole genome shotgun sequence DNA encoding:
- the chrm5a gene encoding muscarinic acetylcholine receptor M5a, encoding MPVKNTMEGENILNSTMNTSAMDIHLVTHSLWEVITIATVSAIVSLITIVGNVLVMLSFKVNSQLKTVNNYYLLSLAAADLIIGVFSMNLYTSYILMGYWALGNLACDLWLALDYVASNASVMNLLVISFDRYFSITRPLTYRAKRTPRRAGIMIGLAWLVSLILWAPPILCWQYFVGKRTVPERQCQIQFFSEPVITFGTAIAAFYIPVSIMTILYCRIYKETEKRTKDLAELQGVNYSTDSGETQPQKTIVRSCFSCKLRSASHDQNQASWSSSSRSNAKSATSTSDEWSKAGQLTTFNSYASSEDEDRPVSPGGLRASFRNQACEASKSRVGNESEQLSSYDEDSFFQTPPKSSSQRSNKCVSYKFKPVAKDAHVEHQSKNGDTKMMSSAFSSAESMSVPSTSSASKTMDASLKNQITKRKRMVLIKEKKAAQTLSAILLAFILTWTPYNIMVLISTFCSDCIPLSLWHLGYWLCYVNSTVNPMCYALCNKNFQKTFRMLLLCQWKKKRIEEKLYWYGQNPAVSSKLT